From a single Bufo bufo chromosome 9, aBufBuf1.1, whole genome shotgun sequence genomic region:
- the LOC120978772 gene encoding E3 ubiquitin-protein ligase TRAIP isoform X2 produces MPIRAQCTICSDFLDQHSDVAAIHCGHTFHHLCLEQWFTSAPSRTCPQCRIQVSKRQIIQKLFFDVGLEEDTTLDPESLKNEVDKIKANLHEKEKEKRKCQDLVDSLREMLEIRNVTIEALQRKVEELEMLSSSLKRQMKFFDLQQSETKAAKDEARRLRNKLQQLESIEVLLQSQRPEVEAMIRDMGSGAAAVEQLAVYCVSLKKEYDKLKEARKSFTEMMEKLKKELFSSSSKAQKAELERARTRDELIASQKELENADREIMSLKKKVEFLQKTLSTPTATNEAISRLIYESPAPIGLQRPKLRPPMLGDDINLDLSFDIRTPEQCTQKNAVAPCKKIKLDKSEPPGSPLQDSKGLTNFAGKVSSATDEEEDLQLPSFIKNSLLHKKPIRSLASSWPNTGVVRTGFDGLGGRTKFIQTSSVAEIRPLPPKIKRKKVSRPAAPSAATSHQPRLEDFLK; encoded by the exons ATGCCCATCCGCGCCCAGTGCACCATCTGCTCCGACTTCCTGGACCAGCACAGCGATGTGGCGGCCATCCACTGCGGACACACCTTCCACCACCTCTG CCTGGAGCAATGGTTCACCTCAGCCCCGAGTCGGACGTGTCCTCAGTGCCGCATCCAG GTCAGTAAGCGGCAGATCATACAGAAGCTTTTCTTCGATGTCGGTTTGGAGGAAGACACGACCCTCGACCCCGAGTCATTGAAG AATGAAGTGGATAAAATAAAGGCGAATCTACACGAGAAAG AGAAGGAGAAGCGGAAATGCCAGGATCTGGTGGATTCCCTGCGGGAGATGCTGGAGATCCGGAACGTCACCATAGAAGCTCTCCAGAGGAAGGTGGAGGAGCTGGAGATGCTGAGCTCCTCGCTGAAG CGGCAGATGAAATTCTTTGATCTTCAGCAATCGGAGACTAAAGCGGCAAAGGACGAGGCGCGGCGGCTGCGGAATAAGCTGCAGCAGCTGGAGAG CATCGaggttctgctgcagtctcagcggcCGGAAGTGGAAGCCATGATCAGAGACATGGGCTCCGGAGCGGCTGCTGTGGAGCAACTGGCCGTATACTGCGtctcattaaagaa GGAGTACGATAAGCTGAAGGAAGCGCGGAAATCCTTTACAGAAATGATGGAAAAGCTGAAAAAGGAATTGTTCTCTTCTAGCAGCAAG GCCCAGAAAGCAGAGCTGGAGCGGGCGAGGACCCGGGACGAGCTCATCGCCTCGCAGAAAGAGCTGGAGAACGCAGACCGGGAGATCATG AGTCTGAAGAAGAAAGTGGAGTTCCTGCAGAAGACGCTGAGCACGCCGACCGCCACCAATGAAGCCATCAGTCGGCTGATATACGAGAG TCCTGCACCCATCGGTTTGCAGAGGCCAAAGCTCCGTCCTCCGATGCTGGGAGATGATATTAACCTGGACCTGAGTTTTGACATCCGCACCCCGGAGCAGTGCACCCAGAAAAACGCCGTAGCTCCTTGTAAGAAGATAAAGCTGGACAAGAGCGA GCCTCCTGGGAGCCCCCTGCAGGACTCTAAAGGGTTAACG AACTTTGCAGGAAAGGTAAGTTCAGCgacggatgaggaggaggatctgCAGCTGCCGTCATTTATAAAGAACTCGCTGCTGCACAAGAAACCGATCAGGAGCCTGGCGAGTTCCTGGCCGAACACGGGAGTG GTCCGGACGGGATTCGATGGATTGGGTGGACGCACAAAGTTTATACAGACC AGCAGTGTTGCTGAAATCCGCCCTCTGCCGCCCAAGATTAAAAGGAAGAAGGTGTCCAGGCCCGCCGCTCCCAGCGCCGCCACCTCCCATCAGCCGCGACTCGAAGACTTCTTAAAGTAA
- the LOC120978772 gene encoding E3 ubiquitin-protein ligase TRAIP isoform X1 has product MPIRAQCTICSDFLDQHSDVAAIHCGHTFHHLCLEQWFTSAPSRTCPQCRIQVSKRQIIQKLFFDVGLEEDTTLDPESLKNEVDKIKANLHEKEKEKRKCQDLVDSLREMLEIRNVTIEALQRKVEELEMLSSSLKRQMKFFDLQQSETKAAKDEARRLRNKLQQLESIEVLLQSQRPEVEAMIRDMGSGAAAVEQLAVYCVSLKKEYDKLKEARKSFTEMMEKLKKELFSSSSKAQKAELERARTRDELIASQKELENADREIMSLKKKVEFLQKTLSTPTATNEAISRLIYESPAPIGLQRPKLRPPMLGDDINLDLSFDIRTPEQCTQKNAVAPCKKIKLDKSEPPGSPLQDSKGLTVRGRAGGHAVKVAAVCNDVSSPQNFAGKVSSATDEEEDLQLPSFIKNSLLHKKPIRSLASSWPNTGVVRTGFDGLGGRTKFIQTSSVAEIRPLPPKIKRKKVSRPAAPSAATSHQPRLEDFLK; this is encoded by the exons ATGCCCATCCGCGCCCAGTGCACCATCTGCTCCGACTTCCTGGACCAGCACAGCGATGTGGCGGCCATCCACTGCGGACACACCTTCCACCACCTCTG CCTGGAGCAATGGTTCACCTCAGCCCCGAGTCGGACGTGTCCTCAGTGCCGCATCCAG GTCAGTAAGCGGCAGATCATACAGAAGCTTTTCTTCGATGTCGGTTTGGAGGAAGACACGACCCTCGACCCCGAGTCATTGAAG AATGAAGTGGATAAAATAAAGGCGAATCTACACGAGAAAG AGAAGGAGAAGCGGAAATGCCAGGATCTGGTGGATTCCCTGCGGGAGATGCTGGAGATCCGGAACGTCACCATAGAAGCTCTCCAGAGGAAGGTGGAGGAGCTGGAGATGCTGAGCTCCTCGCTGAAG CGGCAGATGAAATTCTTTGATCTTCAGCAATCGGAGACTAAAGCGGCAAAGGACGAGGCGCGGCGGCTGCGGAATAAGCTGCAGCAGCTGGAGAG CATCGaggttctgctgcagtctcagcggcCGGAAGTGGAAGCCATGATCAGAGACATGGGCTCCGGAGCGGCTGCTGTGGAGCAACTGGCCGTATACTGCGtctcattaaagaa GGAGTACGATAAGCTGAAGGAAGCGCGGAAATCCTTTACAGAAATGATGGAAAAGCTGAAAAAGGAATTGTTCTCTTCTAGCAGCAAG GCCCAGAAAGCAGAGCTGGAGCGGGCGAGGACCCGGGACGAGCTCATCGCCTCGCAGAAAGAGCTGGAGAACGCAGACCGGGAGATCATG AGTCTGAAGAAGAAAGTGGAGTTCCTGCAGAAGACGCTGAGCACGCCGACCGCCACCAATGAAGCCATCAGTCGGCTGATATACGAGAG TCCTGCACCCATCGGTTTGCAGAGGCCAAAGCTCCGTCCTCCGATGCTGGGAGATGATATTAACCTGGACCTGAGTTTTGACATCCGCACCCCGGAGCAGTGCACCCAGAAAAACGCCGTAGCTCCTTGTAAGAAGATAAAGCTGGACAAGAGCGA GCCTCCTGGGAGCCCCCTGCAGGACTCTAAAGGGTTAACGGTAAGAGGCCGCGCCGGGGGTCATGCTGTGAAGGTTGCTGCCGTCTGTAATGACGTCTCTTCTCCTCAGAACTTTGCAGGAAAGGTAAGTTCAGCgacggatgaggaggaggatctgCAGCTGCCGTCATTTATAAAGAACTCGCTGCTGCACAAGAAACCGATCAGGAGCCTGGCGAGTTCCTGGCCGAACACGGGAGTG GTCCGGACGGGATTCGATGGATTGGGTGGACGCACAAAGTTTATACAGACC AGCAGTGTTGCTGAAATCCGCCCTCTGCCGCCCAAGATTAAAAGGAAGAAGGTGTCCAGGCCCGCCGCTCCCAGCGCCGCCACCTCCCATCAGCCGCGACTCGAAGACTTCTTAAAGTAA
- the LOC120979521 gene encoding toll-like receptor 7, giving the protein MSIVLLRTMGQCWFLELSVTWIFGVSLCLGIFPNFAPCEDRKNGTVVGCRGRHLHYLPWVSSGRVTGFDLSVNDIRRLTNSSFSGVPNLRTLDMSSNCLPLTLRPDMGPCQLTIDPDALVHLKHLCVLDLSGNSLSVLPPLPGNITELNINLNHIITLSGQDLAGVTKLTSLYFGWNCYYRNPCETEVKIQDDVLRGMTTLKTLVLSCNNMTAFPRNLPSSLTVLDLSQNKISRIVRDDFCQFSRLMVLDIQWNCQRCDHTVQPCFPCHNNSALQLGPGVFDCLGNLSSLNLKGNSILTINDSIFEGMMNLRSLVLADNILDLEKETFFSRLVNVNSLDLSYNFHPELVRPRLVLNPSVSAMRSLHSISLMGYFFNVLDYEGIKPLLTLPNLRDVSLRTNFIREANLSMFLSHKELRALSLAENLISFQIISQRQEGRKPFTAALFNRHVNPDASWEEPGNDGEQERSSGPDYSQCYEYNHSVDLSFNNLMSLQADHFLGMDDIECLNMSYNFINQRLDGTQFAHLASLRHLDLSYNRFDLYYYLAFSELPNLKVLNLANNNYQFMINGVNHRLVFMENLTSLIELNLNNNLIGLRTTKELKNPSLEKLHFQKNLLHSMWLSGKDAYITIFTNLTRLKYLDISYNSLEVIPGKALENLPMSLEYLILSYNQLYSFHWENIAHLSNLTHLDLGFNSLTLLSSNFTSGRSQLTFLNLKNNKIRSLNKAFFTTYSKLVHLFLDNNQIQTIDRDSFPQALLLTLNHLDVSHNPFDCTCHTSWFIKFLMETNITVEHLSTKMKCDTPDTMKKRSLLYMDPQSCQDLYGHKCFVYSTVLLIVLMSLTTVWKLFSWDLWYLSQVIMASMRRYTKLHGDANEEYDAFVAFNTEDHAVTDWVYHELLEHLEGPEMNMFNLCLEQRDWTPGKSSIENLYEAIYKSKKTVLILTREGFSSGLLRHAFLMCHQRLLDEKDVLVLVILDNKMKMSKYLMTRRRICPQTFLNWPRNPRAHSHFWYSLRMMLRWDSRRYYNPHLRKQLIQ; this is encoded by the exons ATGAGCATCGTGCTGCTCCGCACCATG ggacAGTGCTGGTTTCTGGAACTTTCTGTGACTTGGATTTTTGGGGTATCCTTGTGTTTGGGGATCTTTCCCAACTTTGCTCCATGTGAGGACCGTAAAAATGGAACGGTTGTGGGTTGCCGAGGTCGCCACCTGCACTACTTGCCCTGGGTCTCATCAGGACGAGTCACTGGATTCGATCTGTCCGTTAATGACATAAGGCGTCTTACAAACAGCTCCTTCTCCGGAGTCCCGAACCTACGGACGCTAGACATGAGCTCCAACTGCCTGCCCCTGACCCTGCGGCCGGACATGGGGCCGTGTCAGCTGACCATCGACCCCGACGCCCTAGTGCACCTGAAGCACTTATGTGTCCTGGACCTCAGTGGGAACAGCCTGAGCGTCCTGCCTCCGCTCCCCGGAAACATCACTGAACTGAATATTAACCTCAACCACATCATCACGTTGTCGGGGCAGGATCTGGCCGGAGTGACAAAGCTAACAAGTCTGTACTTTGGTTGGAACTGTTATTACAGAAACCCCTGTGAGACAGAGGTGAAGATCCAAGATGACGTCCTCCGAGGCATGACCACCCTGAAGACACTGGTGCTCTCCTGCAACAACATGACTGCCTTCCCCAGGAACCTTCCATCTTCTCTCACCGTCTTGGACTTGTCTCAGAACAAGATCTCGCGGATTGTCCGGGACGACTTCTGCCAGTTCAGCCGGCTGATGGTGCTGGACATACAGTGGAACTGTCAGCGTTGCGACCACACTGTGCAGCCGTGCTTCCCCTGCCATAATAACAGTGCCCTGCAGCTGGGGCCGGGGGTGTTCGACTGCCTGGGGAACCTCTCCAGCCTCAACCTCAAAGGGAACTCAATTCTCACCATCAACGACTCCATCTTCGAAGGGATGATGAATCTGCGCAGCCTCGTTCTGGCCGACAACATCTTAGATTTAGAGAAGGAAACGTTTTTTTCCCGATTAGTGAATGTAAACTCCTTGGATCTGAGCTACAACTTTCACCCAGAACTAGTCCGCCCGAGGCTGGTGCTGAACCCCAGCGTCTCTGCCATGCGATCCCTCCACAGCATATCTCTGATGGGATATTTCTTCAATGTTCTCGATTATGAGGGCATCAAGCCGCTGCTCACGTTGCCAAATCTTCGAGACGTGAGCCTCAGGACGAACTTCATCCGGGAGGCCAACCTGAGCATGTTCCTAAGTCATAAAGAGCTGCGCGCATTGTCACTGGCAGAAAACTTGATCTCATTCCAAATAATCAGTCAACGACAAGAGGGACGGAAGCCATTCACTGCAGCTCTCTTTAACCGCCATGTAAATCCGGATGCATCATGGGAAGAACCAGGGAATGATGGAGAACAGGAACGCAGCAGTGGCCCTGACTACTCCCAGTGCTATGAGTACAACCATTCAGTCGACTTGTCCTTCAACAACTTAATGAGTCTGCAGGCCGATCACTTTTTGGGCATGGACGATATTGAATGTCTCAACATGAGCTACAACTTCATCAACCAACGTCTGGATGGGACTCAGTTCGCGCACCTGGCATCTTTGCGGCACTTGGATCTCTCGTACAACAGATTTGATTTGTACTATTACTTGGCTTTCAGTGAACTTCCGAATCTTAAAGTGTTAAACCTGGCCAACAACAACTACCAGTTCATGATAAACGGCGTCAACCACCGACTTGTCTTCATGGAGAACCTGACTTCTCTGATAGAACTGAATCTCAACAACAATCTGATCGGCTTGCGCACGACCAAGGAGCTGAAGAACCCGTCCCTGGAGAAGCTTCACTTCCAGAAGAACCTGCTGCATAGCATGTGGCTAAGCGGTAAAGACGCTTATATCACCATCTTCACAAACCTCACACGGTTGAAGTACCTGGATATCAGTTATAACAGTCTGGAGGTCATCCCGGGGAAGGCCTTGGAGAACCTGCCCATGTCTCTGGAGTATCTGATCCTTTCTTATAACCAGCTCTACTCATTTCACTGGGAGAACATTGCCCACCTCAGCAATCTGACGCACCTGGACCTCGGCTTCAACTCCTTGACCTTGTTGAGCAGTAACTTCACCAGTGGTAGGAGCCAACTCACCTTCCTAAATCTGAAGAACAACAAGATACGCTCCCTCAACAAGGCGTTCTTCACCACCTACTCCAAGCTCGTGCACCTATTCCTGGATAATAACCAGATACAGACCATTGACAGGGACAGCTTTCCCCAGGCACTTCTGTTGACGCTCAACCACCTGGACGTCAGCCACAACCCGTTCGATTGCACCTGTCACACCAGCTGGTTCATCAAATTCCTCATGGAGACGAATATTACTGTAGAACACCTGTCTACAAAAATGAAGTGTGACACCCCGGACACTATGAAGAAGAGGTCACTCCTCTATATGGACCCTCAGTCATGTCAAGACCTCTATGGCCATAAGTGCTTTGTCTACTCCACTGTCCTGCTGATAGTCCTGATGTCCCTCACAACAGTTTGGAAGCTCTTTTCATGGGATTTGTGGTACCTCAGCCAAGTCATAATGGCCTCTATGCGACGCTACACCAAGCTACATGGAGACGCTAATGAAGAGTATGACGCTTTTGTGGCGTTTAACACGGAGGACCATGCAGTGACGGACTGGGTCTACCATGAGCTCCTGGAACATCTGGAGGGACCTGAAATGAACATGTTTAACTTGTGCCTGGAGCAACGGGACTGGACCCCTGGAAAATCGAGCATTGAGAACCTGTATGAAGCAATATACAAGAGCAAGAAGACGGTATTGATCCTGACTCGTGAGGGCTTCAGCAGCGGCCTCCTGCGCCATGCTTTCCTTATGTGCCATCAAAGGTTACTGGATGAGAAGGACGTCCTGGTCTTAGTGATTCTCGACAACAAGATGAAAATGTCCAAGTACCTAATGACCAGGAGGAGGATCTGCCCTCAGACCTTCCTGAACTGGCCAAGAAACCCCCGAGCACACAGCCATTTCTGGTACAGTTTACGCATGATGCTGCGGTGGGACAGTCGTCGCTACTACAACCCTCACCTCCGGAAACAGCTAATCCAATAG